The genomic stretch AGACTCGCCCTACCGAGCGTGGAATCTTGCCGGGCTGTGGCGCACAGGTTGATCTGATAGCGGATTGCGTCGGGTTTCGTCCCTCCATGGCGGGCAAGCCGTTCCGGCCTCTTCTCGATGAAACCGTGTTGCGTCTTGCAGCAAAGCGTCCCGTCTTCGTCGGTGACCGTATCGACACGGACATCATTGGCGCAGGAAATGTCGGCATGGATTCGCTGTTCGTGTTCACGGGAGCGCACGGTAAGTATGATCTCGCAGCTGCCGATCCCATCGGTCGTCCAACGCACATCGGCTACGACATCTCTGCTCTGCTGGCGCCGGCCCGTGAGGTGGAGACCATCGGGAATGGATTTCGTTGCAGGGACGCAGAAGCGTGGATCATCGACGGAAGGGTCGTCACGGATATCGTTCCGGAGAAACTTGAAGGGCAACTCGATCTGTTGTGGTGTGTGTTGAACGCTGTCTGGCGATTTAATGCCGAAGGCAACGATGTGTTGGCGCGATTGGATCTACTGCGGTGACGGGTATCACCCCTCGCGACGTCGTTCCTGGTGACGTACGACGTCTCCAGACCATAGCCGACACCATGGTCGGGGTAGAAGGTGTGGAGAAACTACCGGTTGACGAGGCAATATCCCGGCTGGAAGCGGCTCACCGAGCGCTTGCCGAGGCGCTGAAACCCGAAACGGAGCCGCAGCCCGGAGGTGGGGCAGATCAGTGAGGTTGGACCAGGAACTCGTCATCCGAGGGCTGGCGCGTTCCCGCACCCAGGCGGCCCGGCTCGTGGCGGAAGGTCGTGTCAAGGTCTCCGGCGCTATCGCGCGGAAACCTGCGATGAGTGTGGACACTGAGACCGATATATCGGCTGATACCGAGAAGTGGGTTTCTCGTGCCGCCCACAAACTTCTGGGGGCGATCGAGGAGTCCGGAACCTCCATGGACGGGCGCGTACTTGATGCGGGGGCATCGACCGGGGGATTCACGCAGGTGGCATTGGCGCAGGGAGCGAAGCTGGTCTACGCAGTCGACGTTGGACACCATCAGCTCGCCGATCCGATCCGCTCAGATCCGCGGGTCCGGGTCCGGGAGGGCCTGAACCTGCGTGACCTCACCCTGGCCGATCTGGATGAGGAGTGTGTCGACGTCGTGGTCGGGGACGTCTCTTTCATCTCGCTCACGCTTCTGCTGCCATCGCTCCTCGGGGTTCTGCATCCCACGGGGGTTGCGCTTCTGCTGGTGAAGCCACAGTTCGAGGTGGGAAGAGATCGTCTCGGAGCGGGCGGGGTGGTCCGTGACTCCAGATTGCGTGAGGAAACCGTGGATGCCGTTGTGGAGGGTGCCGAAGATCTCGGGTGGGTTTGCGACTGGCGTGGCCCCAGCCGATTGCCCGGTGCTGGCGGCAATCAGGAGTTCTTCATTCGATTGTGCTCGGCTCGCGGCGCTTATTACCCTTGATGACCGTGGAAACCCGAACCGTCGCCGTGCTGCTGCACCCGGAACGTCCTGAAGCTCTGGATGCGGCAACGGCTTTCATGAGCCAGATGCCCGGCTTCAGGTTCCTGAGTTTCTCCGATGACGTGGAACGCCTGAAAAACCTTGTACCCGGAGCGGATCTTGAGCCCATTGACAAGAAACCGGCGGAACTGGCGGTCGTCTTCGGGGGTGATGGCACCCTTCTGCGAGCCGCAGAGTGGGCACAGCCTCTGGACGTCCCGTTGCTGGGGGTCAACCTCGGGCACGTCGGTTTCCTGGCGGAGCTGGAAACCTCGGACCTCACATCGTTGCCTCGGGCGGTGATCGGGGGACGCTACGAAACAGAGCAGCGTCTGGTGCTACGAGTCGAAGTGACCAACGCGTCCGGGACGATTCTGTGGTCCTCTTTCGCGGTCAATGAGGTATCGCTGGAGAAGTTGATGCGGGAGAAGATGCTGAACGTCCTCGTGCACGTCGACGCTCACCCGCTCTCCCGATGGGGATGTGATGGGGTGCTGGTGGCCACACCCACCGGATCCACCGCCTACGCGTTTTCCGGTGGTGGGCCCGTCGTGTGGCCCGAGGTGCAGGCGATGCTGCTGGTTCCCTTGTCTGCTCACGCTCTGTTCAACAGGCCCATGGTGCTCGCTCCCGACTCGCATGTCTCCCTCGAGTTGGGGGGGCCTGTGCCGCAGGGCATCATCTGGTGTGATGGCAGGCGCAGCTTCGAGGTGGGATCCGGACATCGGGTGGCGATCAAGGCCAGCGGACATCCGCTGCGTTTGGCTCGACTCTCTGAGCAGCCCTTCACCACGAGACTGATGCGGAAGTTCAAGCTGCCGATCGACGGCTGGCGGCGTCCACCCCGGAGGTGAACATGTTGACAGAGCTTCGTTTGAATTCGCTCGGAGTGGTGGCGGAGGCCGTCCTGCCGTTGGGTCCCGGGCTCACCGCGTTGACGGGAGAGACGGGCGCAGGAAAGACGATGATCGTCGCGGGACTCGGCCTGCTGCTGGGGGCCAGGGCCGATGCGTCGCTGGTCAGGAATGGGCAGGACAGGGCGCTCGTGCAGGGACGTTGGGAGGTCGGCGAGCTCATGGCCGAGGCGGTTGAGGCCCTCGGAGGGGACCTCGACGATGGGGTTGAGCTCGCCACCCTCCGGCAGGTCTCCTCCCAGGGACGCTCTCGCGCCACGGTTGGTGGGGCTCAGGTTCCCGTGTCCACCCTGGCTGGTTTGCTGGCTGAACTGGCGACGATCCACGGCCAGTCCGAACAGGTGCGGCTCTCCAGCCCGGAAAGGCAACGGGAGCTGCTCGATGCCTTCGCGGCACCGGCAGCGCTGGAGGACTACCGCCGCGACTTCGCGGAGCACCGCCGGATCACCGAAGAGCTTGCGAGGCTCGAAGCCGAGGCGATGAACCGGGCTCGGGAAATCGATGTGCTGAGGTTCGGGTTGGAAGAGATCGCGGCCGTTAACCCCCAGGAGGGGGAGGACGAGGCCCTGGCGGCAGAAGCGGTGCGTCTGGCTGATGCGGATGACCTCAAGGCCTTGGCGATGACAGCACGGGGTGCGTTGAGTGGGTCGGAGGAGGATCTCGACGCCCCCAGCGTGCTCGGGCTGGTCGGAGTGGCGCGCAAGGCCCTCGAAACGCTCTCCGAACGTGACCCGGGTGCCACTGAGCTGGCGCGACGGATCACCGAGACGAATTACCTGCTGACTGACCTCGCCCAGGACGTCGCGGGCTATACCGCCGACCTTGTCACCGACCCACTCAGGCAGGAGGCTGTTGCCGATCGCCGAGGCCAGCTCGCGACCCTGACCCGTAAGTACGGCAATGATGTCGCGGAGGTACTTGAGTGGGCGGAGCGGGCAACCGGGCAGCTGGCCGAGCTCGACGGAGCCGATGACCGGATCGAGGAACTGCGAAAGCGGGCCGCTGTCCTTGACGAGGCCCTCGACTCGGCGGCAGCCAGGATTTCTCGGGCTCGCAAGGAGGCCGCGGGAAGGTTGGCGAAGCTTGCATCCGCCGAGCTGACGGCCTTGGCGATGCCGCATGCCAGGCTGGAGTTCGCAGTCACAAAGGCCCTGCGTGGCCCTCACGGTGCAGATCGGATCGAGCTGGTCTTCACCGCCAATCCCGGTTCCGTCCCTGGGCCGCTGGGAAAGATCGCATCTGGCGGGGAACTTTCCCGCGTCCGGTTGGCACTCGAGGTGGTGCTCGCTGGACAGTCCCCAGGGCACACCTTCGTTTTCGACGAAGTGGACGCCGGGGTCGGTGGAGCCGTTGGCCTGGAGATCGGAAGAAGGCTGAAACGGCTGGCAGCGAACGGCCAAGTGATCGTGGTTACCCACCTGGCGCAGGTGGCGGCGTTCGCAGATCAACATTTCTTGATTGCCAAATCCAGTGATGGGCAGGTCACGACCTCGGACGTCACCCCTCTCGGCGAGGAGGAGCGCGCTGCCGAGCTGGCACGCATGATGAGCGGCAGCGGGGAATCTGACGCAGGTTTGAGACACGCGAAGGAACTGCTCAGAATCGCGCGGACCGGCTAAGAGCAGGACCGGGCGCCGCCGTCGCATCAAAGCGGCCCACAGGAACACGCCTGTTCGTGAACCCCTAGAATTGTCAGACATGAGCCGTGCCCTGATTGTGGTCGATGTCCAGCGCGATTTCTGCGAGGGAGGGGCGCTCGCTGTGTCTGGAGGAGCTGCGGTTGCCGGGGACATCAACCGGATGTTGTCGGGCGACCATGGCTACGACATGGTGGTGGCGACCCGGGATCATCATGTTGATCCGGGCGAGCACTTCAGCGACTCCCCGGATTTCAAGGACTCCTGGCCTCCGCACTGCGTTGCGGGTACCTCAGGTGCGCAACAGCATCCCGGGTTGACCTTCGCGGAGTGGGACGCCGTGTTCCTGAAAGGCCGCGATGCGGCTGCTTACTCGGGTTTCGAGGGAACCGATGAGAGGACCGGTGAACTGTTGGGGGACTACCTGAGGAAACACGGCGTCACCGAGGTGGATGTCTGCGGGATAGCTGCCGACTACTGCGTCGATGCCACGGCGCGTGACGCTGCCGCCGCTGGTTTCGGAACGACCGTTCTGACCGATCTGACGGTTGCTGTCCACCGTGATTCTTTGACGAAACTGAAGGCCGACTGGGCGGACACAGGTGTGTTGATGCGCGCGGCCGTGGAGTGATGAGGTCCATGAAACTTCATGGATGACGTGAGAAACAGAGCCAGGTTGAAAGTGAAAGTTTCTCTGGGGAAGAGGCCGTGCGAGCCAACCATGGAGGACAGAGGGTGCGTGGGGAACAGGACGTGTTGATCCCGCGGTGATCCTGACGACTGCTCCTCGGGCATGTGCTTTTCCGCGGCTACGTGTGTCTGCTTCCGCGACATGCGCGAACTGGTTCTGGTGGATTCGAAAGAGCCTCATACGGTGAAGTCTCGGGACTATCCAGGTGGGCTTGTGATGGTATACCGTAAGTTTCGTGCGTGGCATCGGGCTGCGCGAAACAGAGGGGAAGATAAATGAAGAAGCGTGTCCTTGCCGGGACAGCTGCCCTTGCACTAGGGCTGACTGGTGTCATCGGTGTCAACCAGGCCTCCGCGGATGAAGGTGCTGCGCCTTCGCTGACCGTTCGTGCCGTCAACACTGCGCAGGGTGACGCCTCGGCGTATCTCATGGCAAAGTGCCCCGAGCACACTGCAAAGGCGATTATCAAGGTCGGTGACCGGAAGACCGAGACCATCAACTTGAAGAACGCGCCGTCCGAGTTCGGGTACATGATAAGCAGCAACCAGGGACAGGCCCCGACGTCGCTGACCTGCTTCGACTACCAGGAGAAGTCCACCAACACCACCGTCACCATTGACCTGACCAAGGCTGTCGGCCCACAGGTTACGGTCACCGGCGATGGCGTGGCGCGCAAGGCCGCTCCTGGAGGAAACATCACGGTCGGCGCCACCGGTTTCACAGCTGGCCAGGAACTCGACTTCACGCTTTACTCCAAGCCTTACCCGCTCGGCAAGGCCACCGTTTCTGCGGGCGGCTCCGCTCAGTTGAGCGCTGTCGTCAGCAGCGATGTGATCCCCGGAAGCAGCCACTACGTCGTTGTCAAGAGCGACAAGGACGAGATTGGTCTGGCCAACGTCGCGATCGTGAACAAGGACGATCTGAAGAAGGGCCAGCCCGAAGACAACGGTGGTAAGCAGAAGGGCAAGCCCGGTCTGCCTCGTACCGGTGCCGCAGCCTGATTCGACCAAGGACCGCCCCGTGCCTGAAGGCCCGGGGCGGTTTGCCGTTCCCGGGTGGCTCTGGAAACCCGGGGTGCTGATTCTTGCGGTCGTGGTCGGTTTGGTGACCGCTGGGGTGTTGTTGAACGCCCGCGCGAACCGCTTGGACCTAAGGCTGCATGCCTCGCTAAACGACGGACGCACTCTCCTTGTGGTCGGGATCGATGACCGCTCCTTGGCGCCAGAAGGCACCACTGACTTCGGCGAGCTTGACGATGAACACGGTTCCCGGGCCGACCTGATCCTGGCCCTCAGACGAAGCGGGGGAGAGACCCACGCTGCAAGCATTCCCCGAGATCTCGTGGTCGAGGTCGCTCCCAACGAGTACGACCGTCTGGCCACCAGCTGGCTGCGCGGCCCGCAGGCTTTCGTGGACGGCCTGTGCCGCAGTCTTGCCATGCCTGTGGATCACTTGGCCGTGGTGAACCTCCGCGGATTCGTTACCCTCGTCGATGCAGTCGGGGGAGTGGAGGTCACCCTGGAACATCCGCTGCGGGACGACCACGCACACATAGATCTCCCAACAGGTACCCAGCTGCTCGACGGACGCGCGGCGCTCGGTTTCGTGCGCAGTCGGCAGGGGGAGATTCTCGTTGACGGTGCTTGGGTCGCAGATCCCGAGGGTGCAGCAGGGCGGCAGCGGCGTGGCGGCGAGGTGTTTCGAGCCGTCCTGAGGAGGCTTCCGCGCAACCCTGTGACCCTCTACTCGCTGGCTTGGAGGACGCTGCCGGAAACCTCCCTCAGCGGCGGCACCTCCCTGCTGGACGTGGCCGGATTCCGGGACCTTCAGGGTGATTTCACCGGAATTCCTGTTGAGGGCGGCAGGGATGCTGATGACTGGGTGGCCACGGCCAATGACCAGACTCGAGCCGCCCTGGCCAGGACCGGGCTGGCCGGGGGATGTAGCGTCTGAGTGGCGCAGGATGGATGACGCCGCACAAGGGTGGCAACTAGGAGGAAAGCGGATGAGCTGGGATCGACCCGTCGCCTGGGAGGTCAGGAAACGAACCGAGCTGGGGAAGGGACACGTCTCCACCTTCGTCGATGAGACGATAGCCACTCCTTCCGGGGAGGTCATCGCACGCCAATACTTGACTCATCCCGGCGCGGTGGCGGTGGTCTGCTGGGACGAGAAACGCGATGCTATAGCGGTGGTGCGCCAGTACCGACACCCCGTGAGGTATGAACTGGTGGAGATCCCGGCCGGGCTTCTCGACATGGATGGCGAGGAGCACGTGACGGCGGCGCAGCGGGAACTCGCGGAGGAGGCCGAACTGGCCGCCGGGCGCTGGAACGTGTTGGTGGACATCACCACCACCCCAGGAGCCTGTGAGGAATCGCTGCGGATCTACCTGGCCCGCAACCCACGCAACGCTTCCCGCCCGGACGGTTTCGTCCTGGAGGGTGAGGAGGCGCACATGCGATCCGAATGGGTGCCGCGCGAGGACCTGGTGGCGGCAGTGCTGGCGGGGCAGTGCCAATCTCCGACGCTGGTGGCGGGAACCTTGGCCCTCGAAACCGCCAGGCTGTCCGGTCGCATCGACCAGCTGCGTCCCGCTGATGCTCCTTGGCCGATCAGAGCCGGTCGCTGAGTGAGCGCCGCCGAGGACGCGCTGGAGCAATATCTGGCACATGTACGTGTGGAACGGGGACTGCGAGCGAACACTGTCGCCGCCTATCGCCGCGACCTGGAACGCTACCTTGCTTTCTTGGCGGCCCGGGGTGTGACCGACCTGGGGGAGGTGAGCCCCATCGAGATCAGTGAATACGTTCGTGAACTGGCTGGAGGACTCAAGGGGGCTTCAGTGGCGCGGGCACTCGTCAGCGTGCGTAACCTCCACGCCTTCGCCCACGAGGAGAAAATGACCTCCGAGAATCCGGCCTCCGAGATTCAGGTACCCAAGCTGGGTAAGCGACTCCCCAAGGCGCTCAGTGTAGCCGAGGTCGAGAGGCTGCTCGTTACCCCTGACAGGAAGGATCCCATCGGGTTGCGGGATGCCGCCCTGGTGGAGCTGCTCTACGGTACGGGTGCCCGGATTTCGGAGATCACGAGTCTCGACGTCGACGACGTCACCACGGTCATGGCTGACGAGGGAGCCGGGCTGAGGCTCAGAGGAAAGGGTGGAAAGGAACGGGTGGTTCCCCTCGGTAGTTTCGCCCGGGATGTCCTCGAGGCCTATCTGGTGCGATCTCGCCCCGGGCTCGCAGTTAAGGGCGACGGTGGCGGAGCGCTGCTGCTGAACACCCTTGGAAGGCGGCTGTCGCGCAACTCGGCATTCGCCATCGTCTCCAGGTGTGCCAAGCTCGCCGGGATTGAGATGGAAGTCTCACCCCACTCGCTGCGGCACAGCTATGCCACCCATCTTCTTGAAGGCGGCGCCGACGTGAGGGTGGTGCAGGAACTGCTCGGGCATGCGTCGGTGGCCACCACTCAGATCTACACCCTCGTCACCGTGGATCGTCTCCGTGAGGTCTACCTGGAGGCGCACCCGCGGGCGAGGTGAGAGAAAGGCCGGAGCCTGCTGTCGTGTGGGACCGGCACGGATGGTTGGTTCGTTAGTTTCGTGTGCCGACGCGACCTCTGAACACGAGCGCGACAGAAACGACCTCGTTAGGATGGACTTGTCGACATTTATAGGAGGCGAAGTGGCCGACAAACTGTTCAAGGTCCCCGACGCGCCCGCTGAGTCAACCCTTCCCGAGGAGCTCGGACCAACGGGGCGGCCCATGCCTGATCTTCCCGTGCCCATGCCCCCCGCACCTGGTAGGGACATGCACGCCACCATCATCTCGATGTGCAACCAGAAGGGTGGGGTCGGGAAAACCACCACCACCATCAACCTGGGGGCCGCACTGGTGGAACTCGGCCACGAGGTGCTGTTGGTTGACTTCGACCCGCAGGGGTCGCTGTCCGTGGGGCTCGGCGTCAATCCTCACACTTTGGAACGCAGCGTCTACAACCTTCTGCTTTCCCGCGAGTACACGCCGGATGAGGTGATCCAGCCCACCTCCGTCGAGGGAATGGACATCCTTCCCAGCAACATCGACTTGTCCGCCGCCGAGGTGCAGCTCGTCAGTGAGGTGGCGCGTGAGCAGACCCTCAGCCGGCTACTGGAACCGCTGCGCAGCAAGTATGACTTCATCCTTGTCGACTGCGCCCCCAGCCTGGGGCTGCTAACCATCAATGCCCTGACCGCCAGCGACTACGTCATCATGCCACTGGAGTGCGAGTTCTTTGCCCTGCGAGGCATAGCCTTGCTGACCGACACCATTTCCAAGGTCTCCGACAGGCTCAACCCGAACCTGAAAATCCTCGGCATCCTTGGAACCATGTACGACGGGCGGACCCTCCACTCCCGTGAAGTGCTGGAACGAGTCGTCCAGGCCTTTGGCAACGATGTCTTCCACACTGTTATTCGACGCACCGTGAAGTTCCCTGAGACCACCGTTGCAGGTGAACCCATCACCACCTACGCATCAGCGTCCAAGGGGGCCGACGCCTACCGGATGCTCGCCCGAGAGGTGTTGCGGAAGTGCCGGTGAACAAGAGAGCGAGCCTGCCCGGGGCGAGCGAGCTGTTCCGCCCCACCAAGGCCCCAGGACCGGTGACTCCGGCGACCCCAGCGCCACGCCAAGAACCAGAACGGCCTGAGAAACCTGCACAACAAGGGCAGCAGAAGTCATCTCGTCCCGTAGCCACGGGCCGGGTCAAACACGATCAGAAGATCACGGTCTACTTCTCCTCCGAGGAACTGTTCGCACTGGAGGACGCGACGCTGGAACTGAAACGTCGGCACGGCATCAACCTTGATCGGGGGCGTCTCGTTCGCACCGCTGTCGCCTTGGCGCTGCTTGATCTGGCCGAGAATGGAGCCGCCTCAGCGGTGGTCACGGAGCTCAACCGGACGTGAGCCGACGAGCTCGCACCCGAGCCGAGGAGAAACCACAGAGCACCCCGGGGTTTGAGGTGCACCTGGAGAACTTCGAGGGACCGTTTGACCTGCTGCTCCAGCTCATTTCCCGCCGCGAACTGGACGTCACCCAAGTGGCGCTGAGCCAGGTCACCGACGAGTTCATCGCCCATGTCCGCGCCGCCGGTGAAGTGTTGGGTCTGGAACAGACCAGCTCTTTCCTGGTGGTGGCCGCCACCCTCCTGGACTTGAAAGCCGCTCGACTGCTGCCAGGTGGTGAGGTGACCGACCCTGAGGATCTGGCAGCCTTGGAGGCCCGGGACCTGCTGTTCGCCCGGCTGCTCCAGTACCGGGCGTTCAAGCAGCTGGCTGCCTGGGTGGAGGAAGCCATGACCACGGCTGGCCGTCAACAGTGGCGTCCTGGCGGGTTGGAGGAGCGATTCCGCGGTGTTCTGGTCCAAGTCGAGTTGCCGATCGGCCCCGAGGAACTGGTGCAGCTGGCTGCCCGGGCATTGGCGCCGAAACCGGCACCGGTCGTGCAGCTCGCCCACCTGCACGGCAGCCGCGTCAGTGTCGTGGAGCAGACCGGGATCGTTGCAGAACTGCTGGCCGGGAAGGGACAGCTCACGTTCCGCTCCCTGGTCGCGGGGTGTGACCGGTTGACCACGGTGGTGCGATTTCTCGCGGTCCTCGAGCTGTTCCGCGCCGGACGGGTCAGTTTTGAACAAGCCGGTCCGCTCACGGAGCTCAGTATCCGCTGGTCAGGGGGAGAGACCACGGGAATCGTCGTGGACGAGTACGAGACCGAGGAGGAGATGTGAGCATCGCCCGCGCCGTCGAGGCACTTCTGCTCATGGCCACTGAACCCGTTCGGGCAACTGACCTTGCAACCCAGCTGGGAGTACCGGAACGCGAGGTGCTCGAAGAGCTGGAACAGTTGGAAGGGTTCTATCGGGACACTGAACGAGGTTTCGAGTTGTGCCGTGTCGCAGGAGGATGGCGTCTGGCCACCTCCCCGGATCTCGCTGAGGTGCTGGAGGCCGCGGTGGTTGCGGAAACCCGGGCCCGGCTCAGCCAGGCGGCCCTGGAAACCCTGGCGGTCATCGCCTACCTCCAGCCTGTGACCCGCGGTCGGGTTTCTGGAGTACGGGGTGTGAGTGTCGACGGCGTCGTCCGAACCCTGCTGGCCCACGGCCTGATCACCGAGGCAGGGGAGGAACCGAATGGGGCCATGACCTTCACCACCACTCCGTTGTTCCTGCAGAAACTGGGGCTCGACTCGCTGGACGAGCTACCGGACTTGGCGCCACTGCTGCCCGACGCCGTAGCCTTGGAAGCCGAACTTCGCGCAGCATCGGGAATCGAGGAGCAACATGACTGAGCCGGAAGGCATCCGCTTGCAGAAGGTGCTGGCGGCAGCCGGGGTGGCGTCGCGCCGGGCCAGCGAGATCCTGATCTCCGAGGGGCGCGTGGAGGTCAACGGCAAGGTGGTCTCCGAACAAGGGCGCCGAGTAGACCCGGACCGTGACACCATCCGGGTCGATGGGGCTCGCATCCCCCCGCCACGCAGACACCGCTATTTGGTGCTGAACAAGCCTCGCGGGGTGGTTTCCACCATGGATGACCCGGAGGGCAGGCGCACCTTGGTGGACTACCTACCTCGCAAATCAGAAAGGCTCTTCCACATCGGACGCCTCGACACCGACACCGAGGGCCTGATCCTGTTGACCAACGACGGTGAGTTTGCCCATCGCCTCTCCCACCCCAGTTTCGAGGTTCCGAAGACCTACGTGGCGGAGGTTGCTGGTGTCGTGGACCAGAGGACCATCCAACGCCTGGAGAAGGGCCGGCGGCTCGATGACGGTCCCGTCAAGCCTGACCGGGTCAAGCTGCTCTCGCGTGGTGAGTCGCGTTCTTTGTTGGCGATTACTCTTCACGAGGGTCGCAACCGTGTTGTCAGACGCATGATGGATTCTGTGGGGCATCCGGTGGATCGGTTGGCGCGCACCGGCATCGGGCCTGTCAGGCTTGGTCAGCTTGCGCTCGGGACTACCCGAGAGCTGACTCGTGAGGAGCTAGGTAGGCTACTTGACCTGGTCGGTATGTGATGGGGGCAGTGAACCCTCTGGGGTAACATCTGCTGGGTGCGTTTGAGTGAAGTGATGACCCGAGCGCGGATGGTCCTCGCGACCGCCGCGCTGTCCGCGCTGGCCCTGA from Arachnia propionica encodes the following:
- a CDS encoding HAD-IIA family hydrolase, translating into MTPLVSSYDAALFDLDGVIYLGPNAIDGVAGSLTQLRERGIRLGFVTNNAARTPTAVAEHLRQLGIRAEDSDVVNSTQAMVRMLRKELPTKAKVLVVGTDALAAQLADGGFVPVSTLEENPVAVVQGYHPQLPWALLELGAIAIQKGAAWYATNPDQTRPTERGILPGCGAQVDLIADCVGFRPSMAGKPFRPLLDETVLRLAAKRPVFVGDRIDTDIIGAGNVGMDSLFVFTGAHGKYDLAAADPIGRPTHIGYDISALLAPAREVETIGNGFRCRDAEAWIIDGRVVTDIVPEKLEGQLDLLWCVLNAVWRFNAEGNDVLARLDLLR
- a CDS encoding TlyA family RNA methyltransferase, with amino-acid sequence MRLDQELVIRGLARSRTQAARLVAEGRVKVSGAIARKPAMSVDTETDISADTEKWVSRAAHKLLGAIEESGTSMDGRVLDAGASTGGFTQVALAQGAKLVYAVDVGHHQLADPIRSDPRVRVREGLNLRDLTLADLDEECVDVVVGDVSFISLTLLLPSLLGVLHPTGVALLLVKPQFEVGRDRLGAGGVVRDSRLREETVDAVVEGAEDLGWVCDWRGPSRLPGAGGNQEFFIRLCSARGAYYP
- a CDS encoding NAD kinase yields the protein MTVETRTVAVLLHPERPEALDAATAFMSQMPGFRFLSFSDDVERLKNLVPGADLEPIDKKPAELAVVFGGDGTLLRAAEWAQPLDVPLLGVNLGHVGFLAELETSDLTSLPRAVIGGRYETEQRLVLRVEVTNASGTILWSSFAVNEVSLEKLMREKMLNVLVHVDAHPLSRWGCDGVLVATPTGSTAYAFSGGGPVVWPEVQAMLLVPLSAHALFNRPMVLAPDSHVSLELGGPVPQGIIWCDGRRSFEVGSGHRVAIKASGHPLRLARLSEQPFTTRLMRKFKLPIDGWRRPPRR
- the recN gene encoding DNA repair protein RecN is translated as MLTELRLNSLGVVAEAVLPLGPGLTALTGETGAGKTMIVAGLGLLLGARADASLVRNGQDRALVQGRWEVGELMAEAVEALGGDLDDGVELATLRQVSSQGRSRATVGGAQVPVSTLAGLLAELATIHGQSEQVRLSSPERQRELLDAFAAPAALEDYRRDFAEHRRITEELARLEAEAMNRAREIDVLRFGLEEIAAVNPQEGEDEALAAEAVRLADADDLKALAMTARGALSGSEEDLDAPSVLGLVGVARKALETLSERDPGATELARRITETNYLLTDLAQDVAGYTADLVTDPLRQEAVADRRGQLATLTRKYGNDVAEVLEWAERATGQLAELDGADDRIEELRKRAAVLDEALDSAAARISRARKEAAGRLAKLASAELTALAMPHARLEFAVTKALRGPHGADRIELVFTANPGSVPGPLGKIASGGELSRVRLALEVVLAGQSPGHTFVFDEVDAGVGGAVGLEIGRRLKRLAANGQVIVVTHLAQVAAFADQHFLIAKSSDGQVTTSDVTPLGEEERAAELARMMSGSGESDAGLRHAKELLRIARTG
- a CDS encoding isochorismatase family protein, which codes for MSRALIVVDVQRDFCEGGALAVSGGAAVAGDINRMLSGDHGYDMVVATRDHHVDPGEHFSDSPDFKDSWPPHCVAGTSGAQQHPGLTFAEWDAVFLKGRDAAAYSGFEGTDERTGELLGDYLRKHGVTEVDVCGIAADYCVDATARDAAAAGFGTTVLTDLTVAVHRDSLTKLKADWADTGVLMRAAVE
- a CDS encoding LCP family protein; translated protein: MPEGPGRFAVPGWLWKPGVLILAVVVGLVTAGVLLNARANRLDLRLHASLNDGRTLLVVGIDDRSLAPEGTTDFGELDDEHGSRADLILALRRSGGETHAASIPRDLVVEVAPNEYDRLATSWLRGPQAFVDGLCRSLAMPVDHLAVVNLRGFVTLVDAVGGVEVTLEHPLRDDHAHIDLPTGTQLLDGRAALGFVRSRQGEILVDGAWVADPEGAAGRQRRGGEVFRAVLRRLPRNPVTLYSLAWRTLPETSLSGGTSLLDVAGFRDLQGDFTGIPVEGGRDADDWVATANDQTRAALARTGLAGGCSV
- a CDS encoding NUDIX hydrolase; translation: MSWDRPVAWEVRKRTELGKGHVSTFVDETIATPSGEVIARQYLTHPGAVAVVCWDEKRDAIAVVRQYRHPVRYELVEIPAGLLDMDGEEHVTAAQRELAEEAELAAGRWNVLVDITTTPGACEESLRIYLARNPRNASRPDGFVLEGEEAHMRSEWVPREDLVAAVLAGQCQSPTLVAGTLALETARLSGRIDQLRPADAPWPIRAGR
- a CDS encoding site-specific tyrosine recombinase XerD; the encoded protein is MSAAEDALEQYLAHVRVERGLRANTVAAYRRDLERYLAFLAARGVTDLGEVSPIEISEYVRELAGGLKGASVARALVSVRNLHAFAHEEKMTSENPASEIQVPKLGKRLPKALSVAEVERLLVTPDRKDPIGLRDAALVELLYGTGARISEITSLDVDDVTTVMADEGAGLRLRGKGGKERVVPLGSFARDVLEAYLVRSRPGLAVKGDGGGALLLNTLGRRLSRNSAFAIVSRCAKLAGIEMEVSPHSLRHSYATHLLEGGADVRVVQELLGHASVATTQIYTLVTVDRLREVYLEAHPRAR
- a CDS encoding ParA family protein, with translation MGGEVADKLFKVPDAPAESTLPEELGPTGRPMPDLPVPMPPAPGRDMHATIISMCNQKGGVGKTTTTINLGAALVELGHEVLLVDFDPQGSLSVGLGVNPHTLERSVYNLLLSREYTPDEVIQPTSVEGMDILPSNIDLSAAEVQLVSEVAREQTLSRLLEPLRSKYDFILVDCAPSLGLLTINALTASDYVIMPLECEFFALRGIALLTDTISKVSDRLNPNLKILGILGTMYDGRTLHSREVLERVVQAFGNDVFHTVIRRTVKFPETTVAGEPITTYASASKGADAYRMLAREVLRKCR
- a CDS encoding segregation and condensation protein A codes for the protein MSRRARTRAEEKPQSTPGFEVHLENFEGPFDLLLQLISRRELDVTQVALSQVTDEFIAHVRAAGEVLGLEQTSSFLVVAATLLDLKAARLLPGGEVTDPEDLAALEARDLLFARLLQYRAFKQLAAWVEEAMTTAGRQQWRPGGLEERFRGVLVQVELPIGPEELVQLAARALAPKPAPVVQLAHLHGSRVSVVEQTGIVAELLAGKGQLTFRSLVAGCDRLTTVVRFLAVLELFRAGRVSFEQAGPLTELSIRWSGGETTGIVVDEYETEEEM
- the scpB gene encoding SMC-Scp complex subunit ScpB, which produces MSIARAVEALLLMATEPVRATDLATQLGVPEREVLEELEQLEGFYRDTERGFELCRVAGGWRLATSPDLAEVLEAAVVAETRARLSQAALETLAVIAYLQPVTRGRVSGVRGVSVDGVVRTLLAHGLITEAGEEPNGAMTFTTTPLFLQKLGLDSLDELPDLAPLLPDAVALEAELRAASGIEEQHD
- a CDS encoding pseudouridine synthase — translated: MTEPEGIRLQKVLAAAGVASRRASEILISEGRVEVNGKVVSEQGRRVDPDRDTIRVDGARIPPPRRHRYLVLNKPRGVVSTMDDPEGRRTLVDYLPRKSERLFHIGRLDTDTEGLILLTNDGEFAHRLSHPSFEVPKTYVAEVAGVVDQRTIQRLEKGRRLDDGPVKPDRVKLLSRGESRSLLAITLHEGRNRVVRRMMDSVGHPVDRLARTGIGPVRLGQLALGTTRELTREELGRLLDLVGM